CAAGATCCTTCAGCATGGAAATCAGTGACAGGGGGAGAGCCAGAGAGATGGCACGAGATGGACTCAGCCCaagttgctggctttgaaaatggaggaaagggcCACAAGTCAAGCAACAcgggcagcctctaggagctggaaaagacaaggaacagATTGTCCCTGGAGCCTTCACGAGGATACCTGCGGACACCTTGATTTGAGCCCGGTGAGCTGCATTTCAGACGTCTGCCCTCCGGATTTGCCTGGACAGGAAATGACCCGAAATGGTCCCTAATAAACAGCTTacctcccagctcccctcccccatctagGATTCCAAAAACACACAGTCATTTCCCCTTAAATGCTTATCATTCTGGCCTCCCAGGTGAGGAGGTCCTGTGAGCCTGGGATCTTGGGCATCTGAGGGGAAATCTGAAGCCACGCCTCTCCCCAGGGCGGGCGGGGAAGACACCTGTGCTGTGGGATCTGGCCAGACCTCTTCGTGCCTCCTTCCTGAAGCTAGACCCTTTCATCTCTTAATCCTGAGAGcgctatttattgagtgccagctGCACACACACGAACTCTCTTAGCCCTCAGCAGGTCTGTGAGGTGCTGCTGCCCCCAtgtcccccttttacagatgaggaaaagaaggCTCCGGAAGGGGCAGGGACTTGCCCGGGACCTCACCGTAAGTGACAGGGCCTTGAGTGCAGGTCAGTGGACCCCTGGCCTACTGCAAGCATAGGGGTGAAGATAGGGTGGGCTCGCTGGGGCTGCCTGCCAGGAGGCCTGGCAGGCTGGAACCAGGCCGTGGGGACCTTCACAAGGGGCAGGCGCTCCTAGCCTCACCTCAGACGGGTGGCCCCTGGTCCCTGCCTGCTCTCCCGCGTCAGGAGGCCACAGAGAACTTGGACACGTGGGGCAGGCCTGtgcttgaatcctggctcctagcagtgtgatcttaggcaaatcTCATGCCTCgctgagcctcattttccccacGAGCAAGATGAGCACAATACCTTCCTTAGAGCTCAGAGGGGGAAGGACTCATCGACGTTCATACAAAGGGTCAGTGCTGAGCTTAGATGCAAGCCCGCTTTGCAGACCCTGAAGCCATGTTCTCCACCTCCCTCCTGACCCTCCCCGGTCCCCATCTCACTGGCCTGAGCAGGTTGGAATGCAGGGCAAGGGTGAGAAGAGCAGCAGCCCAGGTGTGGGCCCCACTGCCCAGGGTGGACCTtggtctctgccctccagggCCAATGAGGAAGCTGGAGCGGACCAGCGAGGCCCAGTCATGGTGGCTGGAGAGGCTGGCCAGGGCTGGTGGGAAAGGGCCAGCAGGAGGGGAGTGACGGAGTGGggcaggaaaaaaaccaagaatgaggaaactgaccAGAGAGGGCCAGAGATCTGCCCAAGCCCCACGGGGGCcccacaaacctgggcctccTGCTCTGGGCTTCCCGGAACACAGGAGGCCGGCCAGAGAGCAGCCACAAAGAAGGGACCTCCTCTGGCCATGTGCTATCACCCATCAGCACAGCCCCTGAGGCCCAGGAGAAACCACTATCTGTCTGGGGCAGTTAtgggggctgaggagaggggaagCTGGCTCCACCCACGCCCGCCAGGGTGGGGCGCCCCTGGCTGCACCAAGGAGCCCAACCCCTGCCCCCTCATTTTATGAGGAGGAAACTGACGGCCAGGGGGCTGGGGACTGGCCCAGGGTCACTAGGCTCCTCGTAGCCATTTCTCTTCCCTGACTGCACTGGCTTACACCATTTGTACTAGCGTCTTATGGCTGCTGTCACAAACTGCCACAAATCTGGTGTCTTAAAACAAGGCAGGTTtattcttacagttctagaggccagaagccccaaatcagtttcactgggctgaaatcaaggtgtccccagggctggttccttctggaagcgCCTGAGGAGGACGTTTCCTTGGCCCTCTGCATTCCTTAGTCTGTGGCCTCTTCCTCACATTCCTCCAGCCTCTGTCACCTTTCTTCTCTAGTCATATCTCCCTTTGCCTCCCTCTTAAAAGGATGCTTGTGACTCcatttagggcccacctagataatccggggaaaatctctccatctcaaattGATTCATTTAATCACATCTATGAATTCTCTTTACCACGTAAGGTCACATTCCCAGGTTCCAGGGGTGAGGACCTGGATatatttgggggccattatttagCCCACCACACCGTTCCCCCACTACAAGCCCTGTTCCCTATTAGACacttcttggggccggcccggtggtgcagcagttaagtgcgcacatactgcttcagtggcccggggtttgccggttcggatcccggctgtggacatggcactgcttggcacgccataggcgtcccacatataaagtagaggaagatgggcacggatgttagctcagggccagtcctcctcaggaaaagaggaggattggcagtagttagctcagggctaatctttctcacaaaaaaaaaaaaaaaaaaaacgatcacagactctggagtcctcaggagatctgggttcaaatctcgtCTCTGCCACTTAACTAGCTTTGACACCAGGGAattcacttaacctttctgatgactgtttccccatctgtaaaatgggaatatttgtacctacttcacagggatGTTCTAAGgactaaatgaggtaatatatgtaaagagcttaaaacagtgcttgtggcccagtggttaagttcgctcgctcatctgcaggtggcccagtgtttcgtcggtttgaatcctgggcacggacgtggcactgctcatcgagccacgctgaggcagtgtcccacatgccacaactagaaggacccacaactaaaaacagacaactatgtaccagggggctttggggagaaaaaggaaaaataaaatcttaaaaaacaaaaacgaaaaacagTGCTTGCCACAAAATAGGCCCCTTCTAACTGttagatgtatatatatagttactatacataaaatatgaattttatatgTATGCAGTCTATGGAggctacataaaaataaactagaagGCTATACTCCAAAAAATTGTTAAGTGGTTATACTTCCGGGTGGTGGGAGCGTGAATAACTGGTATCATCTTTTGCTTACCTGCGAGTTCTgtttacatacaataaatattaattatttgcataatcaaagtgaaattttaaaattgaacaaTCTGACAGCAGAAAAAGGCAGACCAGAATCCTTGAAGCCCAGCGGTGGCTACCCTCCCCAGGGAGCCCTCCTGACTCCCAGGGAGGAAGCATCACTCCGTTCTCACGACTCTCTCCCGTCCCTGCTTCCTGGAGCTCTTGACCATGAGCTCTGGGAGCCCGGCTGGGAACCGAGCAGGGAGCCTGTTCTGAGAACAGACAGCAGCCCCCCACCAGCTGCATACGACACCCTTCGCATGTCAGCTCGGCGCGTCGGCTCTGTGCAACCTTCCCAGCCCCGTCTGCATCAACCCCATGGAGGCTAACTGACCTCcaatggcttgcccaaggtcacagcaggCAGTGGCTGGGTTCCTACCTCAGGCCTTCTGCCACCATCAAGGCCACGGGGGACAAGCTGTGACTGGAGCCTGACCAAGATGGGGCAGGGGGTCCTGGCTTGGGGCCCTTTCCCCTGAGAGGCATGGCTTTTCCTACCTGCCCATCTTCAGACCCTTACAGGCTAAACCCTTTTTACAGATAGGCAAATACGGTCCCTGGATAAGAATGACTGCCCAGAGAAGATGCAATCCCGGAACTGGCCACAACGTGGCAGCACCAGGCCTTGTAACGCGTTCCTTCCTACAGGGCTTTGCATCCTCCACCGCCCTCTGGTAGTTGTGGGGAAACatgcccagggcccaggccaggaacatttgggaaaactgaggcagggTTGTCATCTCTTGGGGAGGATCCTCGGTGAAAGAAGCAGGGCCTAGTTGGTGCCCCATTGTAGCCTTGGGCTGACTGGCCATTCTCCAGTCCCCATCACAGGGAATAGGTCTAGCTAGGACAGTCCTTGGACTTTTCATCAAGGTGACCATTGAGTAGAGGAGAGCAAGGATGGTGCAGGTGGGCTCCTCTCTGCCTGCAGCAGCCCCAGGGAAAAAACCCTAGTCAGAAGTCAGGCCCCTTTCCCCAGCATGGCTCAGCCACCAACCACATCCTCCTCTGTGAAACACGGAGACAGAAGAAAACATCCTTGAGTCTGTGAAAACAGGGAGGGGAgatggctgggggctgggggcctggccaGCACCCAGGGCTTCCTTGGTGGGACTGGGCCTCAAGGGGAAGCGGAGGTTGGGAGACACAATCACTGGGCTGAGCAGGGGGAGCAGAAAGGGCAGGGAGCACAGGGTGGGTTGCGGGTGGTGAGGTCCTTTCCTGGCCCTGGTGTCACGGACACAAGGTGGACACCTTGTCACAAGCCGGGCACATCAGATGCTCCCTTTGGGGAATTTGAGACTGAGACAAAGAGAGGCGAGTCAGCCTCCTTGTGCAGCTGGAAAGGTCCCAACTCACACAGGGTGGGCGGCAGGAAAAGACTGtctgtgaagaaaaggaaattggggTGTAGGCAGGGACGCGGGGAAGGCGGTCCCTCGGTGCCCCATGGCACTCCTGGCCTAGTTCCCGCCCTGAGGGGGGCTCTGGGGTCCACAGGCCACCCCCGGGCCCTGGAGCGAAGGCCCCTTAGGACTTATGGCCTGACCAATGAAGCAGGAACAGCATTCTGGACACAGTGGTGGCTCTGGGGACCCTGACACCTGTGGGCCCCCCCGGAGGCAGCCTCCAAGGCTCCTCAAGCCACAGACTGGCATGGCCTCAGGCCTCggcttctctccctcccacagcTCCTCATGCTCAACACCCCCAGGGGGACAGGAAGGGGGACCCCCCCCCACCCAGTGCTCCGCGACAGACACGGGCCTGGCCAGCAGAGCGCTCTGCAGCCCCGAAGAACGAGCCAGCGCAACATGCACTGACAAGGACAGAAGTCCACGACGGGAACGAGAATAGCAGGtggccagccagccctgcaggagaAACTGAGGTCCCTGCCTCCAAAAGTCACGTGGTCATGCTGTCTGCCTCCCAAGTGCTCGTCACACTTCCACCTTACTTGAATGTTTGCTATTACAAGGAACACGAactgtttttatgtttaaaaataaaataaaattttaaaactctcccaAGAGGGTCTGGGGTGTTGCCTGGTCACCCTCCCAATAGGGAGGGCCCGGGATAGAGCTGGGCTCACTGCAGGCCACCGTGCCCCTCATCTGCTGAAACCAGGGGAACGGTGACCCCCGACCCCAGGTGCTCTGCTCACAAGGGTGCTCCACCCACAGCGCCCCCTTGCTCCCAGAGCCGGCTCTCCCTATAGAACCCTGTCCCCGTGTCCACCCTCTGTGAAGTCCCAGGCCTGGGACTGAAGCCCAGGGGTGGCCACCTGCTGCCAGAGGGGCCTTGGAAGGTGCTGTGCTCTCTGAACCTGAGTCTCCAGTCTGTAGGGCAGCACTGGAACTCTGGTCCCCGCTGAGCCAGTATCCTTCCATGCACTTGacctgcatcttttttttttttgaggaagattagccctgagctaacatccgctgccaatcctccttttgctgaggaagattggccctgagctaacatccgtgcccatcttcctctactttagacgTGGAATGCCTGCcaagcatggcttttgccaagtggtgccatgtctgcacctggcatccaaaccagtgaaccccgggacgccaaagcagaacgtgcacacttaaccactgcgccactgggctggcccctgacctgCATCTTGTCATCGAACTCCCACGACTTCTCCTCGAGGTGGGGACTATCGTTatgcccatttgacagataaggaaaccagggctcagagaggggcgTCACCACCCAGAGTCCCACAGCCAGTGAGGGGCAGAAGTGGACACGCGCCCTGGGCCGTCTCTGAGCCTCCCTGCTGAGCATCCCATGGTGGTGTCCCAGGGATTATGTGACACAAGCCTGCTCAGCCTGTCACCCCGACAGTAAGCACAGAATAGACTGTATTCACCCCAGGGCTGGCCGTGCCTCATTCCGAAGCCTTGCCTGACCGGCAGCCACACGCAGCACCACACCACAGACCTCCCTTTCACAGCACCCCCGAGGGGGGCCACAAACCGTTTCTTTATTGCAAACATGACACATAGTCCCAGGGGCGCCTGGGAAGAGCAGGAACCAGGGGAAGCCAGGGATGAGCCCTCCCTAAACTGACTGTCCCTACTTCCCTTGTCCAGGGCAGGAGCCTGGTCCAAATGCCACCTGCAGGGGGTAGACAGGGCAGCCACGGAGGGCCCTGGAAAACGGCTGAAGAGTAGGGAAGCCAGGGCAGGGGGTCAGGTGGGTGGCCCTCCGGGCCTCAGGGGGAGTGTGAACGGAAATTCTGGGCTTTGTCCCCAACGTCCCAGCGCCCCAGCAGGCGTCCAGTGTTAgaagggagagggctgggggtCGACAAGGGGCAGAAAGAGCCTGTCGCCACTGCACAGCATTGCCAGGCAGCCAGCATCTTCCGTTGCCTCTCGTCCTGGGACGCTCAGCTCAGTGCAGGGCCTCAGCGATGGCCTTCTCCACCCGCAGGTACCAGGGCTGGATGTGGGTGTGGCGCATGAGGTCGTCGAAGGCCTCCAGGCCCTCCATCACACGCAGCACGCCATACACAGCCTGCAGGGGTGACAGCACTGTCACTGTGGCATGGCCCAGAGCGGGCGTCTAGACCTGCCCCATCTTCtgccagctgggtgtcctgcgGCCATCACCTCCCCACTCTGAGAGCTCCGGGACCCACTGAAGGGCCAGTTTGCAAACAGGTTTGCAGGTTTCACCTTCCTGGCTCCCACACCCCCTTTCTGTGCAATAACCCACCCAGGGTTTCTCCACGCTCAGGTACTGAGATGTGGGGAGAAGAGAACCCACTACCCAGCTCCAAGACCCAGACCTGGCAATCCACAAATTCCATCCTGGCTGTAGGACTGCTTCAAGGATTGGCACTGAAGCTAGGCCAGTGAGACACTGTCCCAACACTGCTGCTGGATGGAACGCTGGAGCACTGACCCAGGCCTGCCTCAGGCTGAAGCCAACTCCAAGGAGATGCTCAAGGAGAGTTTGAGCCCTGGTAACACCAGTCAGGCCCCTGGATCCAGCCGGGCCTGAAGCCGACCCCTCCCCTGAACATGTCATTTATGTGAACCAAGACAGTTCCTTATAGTTGGTTTTCCTTAAGGCCCTGACAACAGATGGAGCCAGGTGCCCCTGGGGATGGGGGAGCTAGGAAATATAGGTATTACCCACATGTGGGCATTCTCTTCCTAGGCCCCACTGACCCCACGGAGAAGGCCCTCAGTCTGGGCACCACCCCCCCCGTCACTACCACACCTCACCAGATCAGCCAGGTTCGGCTTTTGGCCCCCCATGAAGGGCCGGTCTTTGCCCACGGCTGCCACCCACTTGTTGGCGGCCTCATAGAGGTCCACACGCACATCGTCCTGGAGGTGGTGCCTAGGCAGGGATGGGGGAAGTCCATCAGGGGAACTCTGACCCCCGGCCCAAGTGGGGAGAGCGGGAAGGTCTGAGGGCCCTTGGTGGGGGTATCACATCTACAGAGACCTCAGTTACCATCAGCCCCAGACGGGGAAGCCATGGCCCAGGGGTgataagagagagaaacagtggaaGGCACCAGGCAGGACACAGCTCTGGACCCCAAGGCCAGCCTTGCTTCccctggggtggggaaggtgaTCAGGAgttctgggttcaagtcctgatGTGGCTAATGACGGGGACTTGGGGACAGCAGGCCCCCAggcgcgtgcgcacacacacacacacacacacgtgccatCACCTGCTCTTGAGCCGCTTGCTGATGAGGTACATGGCAGCTGCACCCATGTACTTGGCCACAGCACCCTCCACGACCCCGAACTTGCCCTCCCTGACAATGTAGTCGAAGGAGGCCAGGGCCTCGGCAGGCGTGCGGTACACGTTGGGGGAGATCAGGTGGACCAGCCAGTCGTCCGCCCACTGCCGCCACTTCATCTCCTCCCTGTGGGGGACAGCGGGCGGGCTGAGTGGGCTCCTGAGCCAGGCTCTGGGAGGTGCTGGGAGCTGACACACTGTCTAGACCGCCCAGCGTCTGGACGGGAGGCCGAGGCCTGAGCATCAGGTCCCTACGGAGGCTCAGCCCAGCCCTCGTGGTTGCCCACGCTGCTCCCCCCTCACAGCTTCCTGCTCAGCCTGGTCCCCTGAGGGGAAGACCCCGCCCTCTCCAccgccccaggccagccccagccccactcacGTCCTCGCCTCCTTCCCACTGTACATTCGCTGGGCCTCCTTCTCGTCCAGCATGAGCCAGTACTTGTTGCAGAACTCGGTCACCTCCTTGCCCTGGTCGTTCATGGCCTTCATGGGCGGATAGTAGGTGATGATGTCTTCCAGGGGCTGCCTTTGGGAGACATCCAGAGTCTCAGCCAACTCCTTCCTCCTCCGGGGGACTGAGCCCTCACCTCCTTAGGGGCAATAACCAACCCAGCCCGACCCACAGAAGCTTTCCACCCTCTTGCGCGTGACACAGCAGGTCCTGCAGCAAGAGAGACTTGGGGCAGACACCAGGAGCACTGCCCTGACAAATGGAGAGTGcggaggagaggcagggggagTCTCAGAGTAGGACGCCCATGGTCCATTCTAGAAATCTAAGCAGCAGCCCCATCCTGCTCCCATGGAGGAACTCAGGGGAGGCCCCCCgtggaggcaggagaagggacAAATGCGATGCCCGCCTGGGCCTCCGGGGGGGAGGGGGCTCTTACCCCGACACCAGGTGGGTCTTGAGGGCGCTGATGATGACAGAGGAGTCATTCAGTTGTTGCTGGAGAAGAAGATGGTTTAGGTCAGGGCAGCTGCCTGGCGGCCGGCAGGATCCCCAGGGGCTCTGAACAACACCGACACCCCGGCATCGGCGGGCACTAGGCAGGGGGAACCCGGGCACTGTTCATCCAGCCCTGGGGGCTCCCCTAAAACCGAGGCCCTCCTCCTAACCCAGTCCCTGCCCTCGGGACGGCCCATCACAAGGGAGCAAGTGCAGCTCATGGGGAGGAGGCGTGGGGAGGAcccaggggctgggccctggcccACTCACCCGCCTGGCCTCCCGGGCACCGAGGGGCAGGATGGACTTCAGATCTACGTAAcaggtgccaagcactgtgccaggcataTCTGCTGTGCCTACAACCAGGAGAGTACGGTCCTCGATTAATGAggaaggaagcccagagaggctaaataactggccccaagtcacacagccagtgagtagCAGAGCCACACCTCGAACCAAGGGCACCCCGATTTCAGAAGCCAGCTTGTTAAGCTCGGTGCTCTGCCTCCCTTAGACCTGGCTGGGTTTGGTGTTGGTGGAGGAAGAGAGCCTACATTGCCTGAGCATCTATTGTAAACCAGCCACTTTCCCCTCGTTCCCAGCTGACACCCAGGGAGCCCAAGCTCCTTCCAAGGCTGCAGAGCAAGGCCCCACTTGGGAGTTTCCCAAGACAATCCCGGACCTGCGGGGGCTCCCCGAGGCTCACCAAGCTGTCTCCTTCCTGGGCCAACAGGATGGGCACCTTCCTGTAGGAGGAGAACTTGATCTCGGCCTTGCGCACGGGGTTTACCTCCACCACCCGGTAGGGCAGGGCGTGGAAGTCGAGGAAGGCGCGGACCTTGCTGCAGAAGGGACACGTTTTGTACTGGTACAGGGTCAGCTGCAGGTGGCCGGTCAGGGAGAGCtgggtggggagcagagaaaaGGGGGCTTCTGAGGCCTGGCACCCAGATCTGCCCCcagacccaggccctgcccccaagCAGACATGTCTCAGTTGGGGAGGGGAGTCTTCTAGGATGACCCTGAGAACATCGGGAGGAATGGGGGTGGgtggcagggagaaggggagacacagggaggtggggagtgggccCATGCAGTGGACAGACAGCCCAGGCTCAAGCACCCATGCGGCACGCTCCCCAGAGGGGTCTGTGTAGGAGGAATTTTCTGGGCTCTGTCCAACACTGGACAGacacctctcctctccctcctgtcccAAGGGAACACCAGGCACCAACAGGTGTGCGCCCGGAGATGCAGAATAATTGTTTCAACTTGGGAGTGCCCAccctctctcccccaaccccagggacctctgggggaggaggcagagccagcTTTGCCAGAGTGGGGTCTACCTCAAACCTCCAGAAGGGAGGGTTGTACCAGTGCCTCCCGTCTCCCCCTGGATGCCACACCTTCCTCAGGAAAGGCCCAGGTGAGCTTGCACCCTATTCACATAGGAAAGTGGCACCTGCAGCCCACCTCCCTCCATGTTGGGGGGGTGGGTAGCAGGAAGATACAGAGGATGCCACTCCCCTTCCACCCACCCTGGTCCCCTGCGGCCAGGAAAGGGACTGCAGGGGTAGAGGGGAGGGCGGGAGCAGAGAAAGACGGTATTGGTGCTGTGTATAAAGCATTTCAAGGGCAGCTGGGCCACCATCGGCTGGAGGGTGACCTCCCTGTCCCTCCCTGTCTCCGCCCCTGGAGTCTATGGGTCATCGGTCCCATAAAAATACTAATAACAACCCTAATAAGTAAATTCCCGACCTTAGGATTTGGGGACGGTGGGAGGagaacaacaaaatggaaagtgaTTAACTGTGAAAGAggcttgctttctcttttctatgaCCTTTAAATCTTTCCattaaaacacttagaaaaacgATTTTAAGGCAAAGACAACAATTCGAGTTAGCAGACATCAGCAGcgcccccatttcacagatgaggtcGGAGACTTAACACTGAGTCacgtgctcaaggtcacagcGGACGGAGGAGGCATTCCTGACCCCGCCGGTTTCTAGAAGTCCCGAAGTGCGGCGCAGACCCCAGCGCTCCGACCCGCACTCGGCCCGCCCCGGGCTCACCTGCACGGCCGAGCGCTCGGCGCGGAGGTCCTGGGCGCGCAGGTGCCACCGCGCCGTGTGGTACAGCCCCAGGGCGCCCCCCAGGGCCAGCGCCGCCGCCCCTAGGAGCCGCGAGCTCCCCTTGCGGGCGGTGGCGGCGGGCCCTCCCGCCGTCCCCGCGAAGCCGGCCCGGCCCTGCACGGGAAGTCGGGGCGGGGGGCgatgggccagcccccaggctaGAGCGCGCCCGCAGGGCCACAGCGCCCGCGCAGCCTGGGCCATGTTTGTTCACCGGCGCCGCGGGCGGGCGCGCGAAACGAAGACGGCCTGAGCTCGGGCTCCTTTTAAAGGacctggggggggcggggggagggcggTGGTCTCCGGGTTGCCAGGGGCGACCGTGACGCCGAGCGGGGAGGACAGCGCTCCCGGGACTGGGCGTGCGTGCCCGGCGCCCAGCTTCCACACACCGGTCAGAGCCACAGAAACACATCGGGGATGCCTGGGAGTCGCTAAGTGCCCCGGCTTCTGAACATGTAGATATACTGGGTCTCGGTGGTGACCCGGGCCGAACGCAGGGAACTCGGCC
Above is a genomic segment from Equus przewalskii isolate Varuska chromosome 26, EquPr2, whole genome shotgun sequence containing:
- the PTGES2 gene encoding prostaglandin E synthase 2 isoform X1, which gives rise to MAQAARALWPCGRALAWGLAHRPPPRLPVQGRAGFAGTAGGPAATARKGSSRLLGAAALALGGALGLYHTARWHLRAQDLRAERSAVQLSLTGHLQLTLYQYKTCPFCSKVRAFLDFHALPYRVVEVNPVRKAEIKFSSYRKVPILLAQEGDSLQQLNDSSVIISALKTHLVSGQPLEDIITYYPPMKAMNDQGKEVTEFCNKYWLMLDEKEAQRMYSGKEARTEEMKWRQWADDWLVHLISPNVYRTPAEALASFDYIVREGKFGVVEGAVAKYMGAAAMYLISKRLKSRHHLQDDVRVDLYEAANKWVAAVGKDRPFMGGQKPNLADLAVYGVLRVMEGLEAFDDLMRHTHIQPWYLRVEKAIAEALH
- the PTGES2 gene encoding prostaglandin E synthase 2 isoform X2 — protein: MPGTVLGTCYVDLKSILPLGAREARRQQLNDSSVIISALKTHLVSGQPLEDIITYYPPMKAMNDQGKEVTEFCNKYWLMLDEKEAQRMYSGKEARTEEMKWRQWADDWLVHLISPNVYRTPAEALASFDYIVREGKFGVVEGAVAKYMGAAAMYLISKRLKSRHHLQDDVRVDLYEAANKWVAAVGKDRPFMGGQKPNLADLAVYGVLRVMEGLEAFDDLMRHTHIQPWYLRVEKAIAEALH